A stretch of Paenibacillus sp. URB8-2 DNA encodes these proteins:
- a CDS encoding DUF4179 domain-containing protein translates to MIQEIHSYKKEIDNIPVPYDKLDAIITKTVQEAAANGKPSRRKKILYRTGAVAVAFGLLLGSAALSPAMANLVSQIPVLGSVFSQYGDSGLKRVSDNGLTAAVGVTKISGGVSLTINEVFYDGTRLSIGYSLETEKPMGEAYSNLRPGLTVNGKVKGFSGSEKQTIITPTYRTGILEIDPPTDLPDQFKLGLTFQAEDSKQWEFSIPVIAQADTKLVTIDHKQQAGGIDLAVPEITTGPAGIRLTYNAVSSETDDLVNYISFIAVDETGHALGNHSGGAKSWISGGKQYSTGTQLFDPLPAGTKILTFTPHLSFPSMGGGVAIDRDGTETPIEFTPKASGKIKFDSFTVILP, encoded by the coding sequence ATGATCCAAGAGATTCATTCCTATAAAAAAGAAATCGACAACATTCCGGTACCCTATGACAAGCTGGACGCAATCATTACAAAGACGGTTCAGGAAGCCGCCGCGAATGGAAAGCCATCCAGACGAAAAAAGATCTTGTACAGAACGGGGGCGGTAGCGGTAGCTTTTGGCCTTTTGCTTGGTTCAGCGGCCTTGTCTCCGGCAATGGCAAACCTTGTTTCGCAAATTCCGGTTCTTGGGTCGGTATTCAGCCAGTACGGGGACAGCGGTTTGAAGCGCGTCAGCGACAATGGATTAACTGCCGCGGTTGGTGTAACCAAGATATCCGGCGGCGTCTCGCTTACCATTAACGAGGTGTTCTATGACGGGACACGTTTAAGTATCGGGTACTCGCTGGAAACGGAGAAGCCGATGGGAGAAGCTTATTCCAATTTAAGGCCAGGTCTCACTGTCAACGGAAAAGTGAAGGGTTTCTCCGGCAGCGAAAAACAAACGATAATCACCCCGACCTATCGTACCGGCATTTTGGAAATCGATCCCCCTACGGATCTTCCGGATCAGTTCAAGCTGGGTCTAACCTTCCAAGCCGAAGACAGCAAGCAGTGGGAGTTCTCCATACCCGTAATTGCGCAAGCCGATACCAAACTGGTAACCATTGATCATAAGCAGCAGGCTGGCGGCATCGACCTGGCGGTACCCGAAATAACAACAGGCCCAGCGGGAATACGGCTCACATACAATGCGGTATCCTCGGAAACCGATGATTTAGTCAACTATATATCATTCATTGCTGTCGATGAAACAGGGCATGCACTGGGCAATCACTCTGGTGGAGCCAAGAGCTGGATCAGCGGCGGAAAACAATACTCTACCGGCACCCAACTGTTCGATCCGCTTCCAGCCGGTACAAAAATCTTAACATTCACTCCTCATCTGTCTTTTCCAAGCATGGGCGGCGGGGTTGCGATTGACCGGGACGGCACAGAGACACCGATCGAGTTTACTCCGAAAGCATCGGGAAAAATCAAATTTGACAGTTTCACCGTGATCCTGCCTTAA
- a CDS encoding sigma-70 family RNA polymerase sigma factor — MSTTADLVPRAMRGDPDAFQALIHAEKEKLYRMAYVYMRNESDALEVFQETVYKAFKSISSLQDSRYFSTWLTRILINTAISFLKKNRKVTAMSPESLEYIEDSYQLQLEDQLDLLEAVETLEEKYKTVLLLRYYKDYSVKQISEIVDYPEGTVKTNIHRGLAILRKKLKGASCDDPRDSFL; from the coding sequence ATGAGTACTACGGCAGATTTGGTCCCTCGCGCCATGCGCGGCGATCCGGACGCTTTTCAAGCGCTCATTCATGCAGAGAAAGAGAAGCTCTACAGAATGGCCTATGTGTACATGAGAAATGAGTCGGATGCGCTGGAGGTTTTTCAGGAGACCGTGTATAAGGCGTTCAAGTCGATATCCTCGCTGCAGGACAGCCGGTATTTTTCCACCTGGCTCACGCGGATTCTGATTAATACAGCCATTTCCTTCTTAAAAAAGAACCGCAAGGTTACCGCCATGAGTCCGGAATCGCTTGAATATATCGAGGATTCGTATCAACTTCAGCTGGAGGATCAGCTCGATCTTCTTGAGGCTGTGGAGACGCTTGAAGAGAAATACAAGACGGTGCTGCTGCTTCGCTACTACAAAGATTACTCGGTTAAACAGATTTCTGAAATTGTGGACTACCCGGAAGGAACAGTAAAGACGAATATTCACCGGGGCCTAGCGATTCTACGAAAAAAGCTGAAAGGAGCCAGCTGCGATGATCCAAGAGATTCATTCCTATAA
- a CDS encoding nitroreductase family protein, translating to MNKTLNNDFTEIITKRRSIRKYDPDVKISKEEMTQILTEATLAPSSVNMQPWRFLVIESPEGKAALAPLAMFNKVQVETSAAVIAIFADLNSFDYAEEIYGTAVERGWMPAEVKERQIAGLTKYFATLPPQVNKETVLIDAGLATMQLMLVARAHGYDTNAIGGYEKDKVSEVFGMDKERYAPVMLLSIGKAAEEGFNSVRLPIDKIAEWK from the coding sequence ATGAACAAAACTCTTAACAACGATTTTACCGAAATTATTACAAAACGCCGATCGATCAGGAAATACGACCCTGACGTAAAAATCAGTAAAGAGGAAATGACGCAAATTCTTACGGAGGCGACGCTGGCGCCTTCTTCGGTCAACATGCAGCCCTGGCGTTTTCTCGTGATCGAAAGTCCGGAGGGTAAGGCGGCCTTGGCCCCGCTCGCCATGTTCAACAAGGTGCAGGTGGAGACTTCCGCGGCGGTGATTGCCATTTTCGCGGATTTGAACAGTTTCGACTACGCCGAAGAGATTTACGGCACCGCCGTAGAGCGCGGCTGGATGCCGGCTGAAGTGAAGGAAAGACAGATCGCCGGGCTGACCAAGTATTTCGCTACCCTGCCGCCGCAAGTCAACAAAGAGACCGTGCTGATTGACGCCGGTCTGGCCACGATGCAGCTTATGCTGGTCGCCCGCGCCCACGGCTACGATACGAATGCGATCGGCGGCTATGAAAAGGACAAGGTCTCCGAAGTCTTCGGTATGGATAAAGAACGGTATGCGCCCGTAATGCTTCTCTCCATCGGCAAAGCGGCGGAGGAAGGCTTCAATTCGGTTCGACTGCCGATCGACAAAATCGCCGAATGGAAATAA
- a CDS encoding putative quinol monooxygenase, which yields MIIIHAVFHVNPERRETFLVETGPLVAASQAEEGNLSYELYEHSEQKNVFIMVETWRDSEAVKFHNATSHFTAFAGKAGEFLSAPLDVKVYSAEQANV from the coding sequence ATGATCATTATTCATGCCGTTTTTCATGTGAATCCGGAACGCAGAGAGACCTTTTTGGTCGAGACGGGGCCGCTGGTGGCCGCTAGCCAGGCGGAAGAGGGAAACCTGTCCTATGAATTGTACGAGCATTCGGAGCAAAAGAATGTGTTCATCATGGTCGAAACCTGGCGTGATTCCGAGGCTGTGAAGTTCCATAACGCAACCAGCCATTTCACAGCATTTGCGGGCAAGGCGGGGGAATTCCTGTCCGCGCCGCTGGACGTGAAGGTATATAGCGCCGAACAGGCAAACGTGTAA